In one Corallococcus sp. EGB genomic region, the following are encoded:
- a CDS encoding glutamine--tRNA ligase/YqeY domain fusion protein: MTTTNETQGLNFLQEVIEEDRRTGKHGGRVHTRFPPEPNGYLHIGHAKSIVLNFGLAQQYGGKCNLRLDDTNPLTEDTDYVESIQRDVRWLGFDWDDRRFFASDYFDRLYAFAEQLISQGQAYVCSLSPEEISQYRGDFTTPGRDSPYRTRTVEENLDLFRRMKAGEFPDGKHTLRAKIDMTSSNPVLRDPPIYRIRHAHHHRTGDTWCIYPLYDFAHCLSDAIEGITHSVCTLEFENRRVLYDWIVNALIKGDRPYQYEFARLNLTYTVMSKRKLLQLVQEKRVSGWDDPRMLTISGLRRRGYTPASLRDFARRIGVSKSDSLIDMGVLELSIRDDLNETAPRAMAVLRPLKVVLENYPEGQVEELETANHPKREDMGTRKVPFMRELYIEADDFQEVPEKGFFRLAPGKEVRLRSAYFIKCEKVIKDAAGNITELRCTYDPATRGGDSPDGRKVKGTLHWVPGNAPVAQVRLYDRLFSVEQPDRDKEKDFKEFLNPNSLETLSHARVEPMLADAKPGDRFQFERLGYFCADSVDSKPGAPVFNRTVTLKDSWVKEQKK, encoded by the coding sequence ATGACGACGACGAACGAGACGCAGGGCCTGAACTTCCTCCAGGAGGTCATTGAGGAAGACCGGCGGACGGGCAAGCACGGTGGACGCGTGCACACCCGCTTCCCGCCCGAGCCCAACGGCTACCTCCACATCGGCCACGCCAAGTCCATCGTGCTGAACTTCGGGCTGGCGCAGCAGTATGGCGGCAAGTGCAACCTGCGCCTCGACGACACCAACCCGCTCACCGAGGACACCGACTACGTGGAGTCCATCCAGCGCGACGTGCGCTGGCTCGGGTTCGACTGGGACGACCGGCGCTTCTTCGCGTCCGACTACTTCGACCGGCTCTACGCCTTCGCGGAGCAGCTGATCTCGCAGGGCCAGGCCTACGTGTGCAGCCTGTCGCCGGAGGAGATTTCCCAGTACCGCGGGGACTTCACCACGCCGGGCAGGGACAGCCCGTACCGCACGCGCACGGTGGAGGAGAACCTGGACCTGTTCCGCCGGATGAAGGCGGGCGAGTTCCCGGACGGCAAGCACACGCTGCGCGCGAAGATCGACATGACGTCGTCGAACCCCGTGCTGCGCGACCCGCCCATCTACCGCATCCGGCACGCGCACCACCACCGCACGGGCGACACGTGGTGCATCTACCCGCTCTACGACTTCGCGCACTGCCTGTCGGACGCCATCGAGGGCATCACGCACTCCGTCTGCACGCTGGAGTTCGAGAACCGCCGCGTGCTGTACGACTGGATCGTCAACGCGCTCATCAAGGGCGACCGGCCCTACCAGTACGAGTTCGCGCGGCTGAACCTCACCTACACGGTGATGAGCAAGCGCAAGCTGCTCCAACTGGTGCAGGAGAAGCGCGTCTCCGGCTGGGATGATCCGCGCATGCTGACCATCAGCGGCCTGCGCCGCCGGGGCTACACGCCCGCGTCGCTGCGCGACTTCGCCAGGCGCATCGGCGTGAGCAAGTCCGACAGCCTCATCGACATGGGCGTGCTGGAGCTGAGCATCCGGGACGACCTCAACGAGACGGCGCCGCGCGCCATGGCCGTCCTGCGCCCGCTGAAGGTGGTGCTGGAGAACTACCCGGAGGGCCAGGTGGAGGAGCTGGAGACGGCGAACCACCCGAAGCGCGAGGACATGGGCACGCGCAAGGTGCCGTTCATGCGCGAGCTCTACATCGAGGCGGACGACTTCCAGGAGGTGCCGGAGAAGGGCTTCTTCCGCCTGGCGCCGGGCAAGGAGGTGCGCCTGCGCTCCGCGTACTTCATCAAGTGCGAGAAGGTCATCAAGGACGCGGCGGGCAACATCACGGAGCTGCGCTGCACCTACGACCCCGCGACGCGCGGGGGTGATTCGCCGGATGGCCGCAAGGTGAAGGGCACGCTGCACTGGGTGCCGGGCAACGCGCCCGTGGCCCAGGTGCGGCTGTACGACCGGCTCTTCTCCGTGGAGCAGCCGGACCGGGACAAGGAGAAGGACTTCAAGGAGTTCCTCAACCCGAACAGCCTGGAGACCCTCTCCCACGCGCGCGTGGAGCCGATGCTCGCGGACGCGAAGCCGGGCGACCGCTTCCAGTTCGAGCGCCTGGGCTACTTCTGCGCGGACTCGGTGGACTCCAAGCCGGGCGCGCCCGTCTTCAACCGCACGGTGACGCTGAAGGACTCGTGGGTGAAGGAGCAGAAGAAGTAG
- a CDS encoding arginyltransferase: MAVLLAHEIEDPRPCSYLPEREASLETLVMRNVTAQEYEHLLVRGWRRFGPQYFRPACAACHECVSLRVPVAGFTPNRSQRRARAACAHLRVEVGPPRVDEERLALYRAWHAERESSREWAPSELGPREYSLQFAFPHPSAREVAWYDDTDPAGPKLVGLGICDETPHAWSAVYFFYDPAYARLSLGKASVLFQVELARERGIPYVYLGYRVLACDSLRYKAGFRPHELLEGRPALDAPPVWRAAVDAPEAAADAPEQEPAPAPLAAVRSR; the protein is encoded by the coding sequence ATGGCGGTCCTTCTGGCACATGAAATCGAAGACCCGCGCCCGTGCAGCTACCTGCCGGAGCGGGAGGCGTCCCTGGAGACGCTGGTGATGCGCAACGTCACGGCGCAGGAGTACGAGCACCTGCTGGTGCGCGGGTGGCGCCGCTTCGGGCCGCAGTACTTCCGGCCCGCGTGCGCGGCGTGCCACGAGTGCGTGTCCCTGCGCGTGCCGGTGGCGGGCTTCACGCCCAACCGCAGCCAGCGCCGGGCCCGCGCCGCGTGCGCGCACCTGCGCGTGGAGGTGGGCCCGCCGCGCGTGGACGAGGAGCGCCTGGCGCTGTACCGCGCGTGGCACGCGGAGCGGGAGTCGTCGCGCGAGTGGGCTCCATCCGAGCTGGGCCCGCGCGAGTACTCGCTCCAGTTCGCCTTCCCGCACCCGTCCGCGCGCGAGGTGGCCTGGTACGACGACACCGACCCGGCGGGCCCGAAGCTGGTGGGCCTGGGCATCTGCGACGAGACGCCGCACGCGTGGAGCGCGGTGTACTTCTTCTACGACCCGGCCTACGCGCGGCTGTCGCTGGGAAAGGCGAGCGTGCTGTTCCAGGTGGAGCTGGCGCGCGAGCGGGGCATCCCCTACGTGTACCTGGGCTACCGGGTGCTCGCGTGCGACTCGCTCCGCTACAAGGCCGGCTTCCGTCCGCACGAGCTGCTGGAGGGCCGCCCCGCGCTGGATGCGCCGCCCGTGTGGCGCGCCGCGGTTGACGCGCCAGAAGCCGCGGCTGACGCGCCAGAGCAGGAGCCGGCCCCCGCGCCGTTGGCGGCCGTCAGGAGCCGCTGA
- a CDS encoding glycosyltransferase, whose product MAVPATGRRRVLFTLVFMGTGGIERSVCNVLAGLDRERFNPSLFFHHGPPPPDTRGRIPADVPISWGVGVEAYRRWELPRMFWRLFHEARKADIIVSGQEGRAALLARMAGALLGKPVLGMVHFDWGAFHREQPRRQLWGLKVLYPGMDRIVACGYDSAKAFAELVNVDRERLEVIPNFVDANRIRAAADAPLPAWAVPVFQKPVVIAVGRLEPQKSFDVLIRAHARMRAAGTDTHLLILGVGSLEAELKALTAELGVGSSVFMPGYADNPHALMRRATAFALSSRFEGLPMVMLEALALGCPIVSTDCPSGPAEALAGGRAGVLVPMGDDRALAQALTRVVTDEGWRDSLRQRALDRADELSAERALKAWESLLAQV is encoded by the coding sequence ATGGCGGTCCCTGCCACCGGGCGGCGGCGCGTGTTGTTCACGCTCGTCTTCATGGGGACGGGCGGCATCGAGCGCTCCGTGTGCAACGTGCTGGCGGGCCTGGACCGGGAGCGGTTCAATCCCTCGCTGTTCTTCCACCACGGGCCTCCGCCGCCGGACACGCGCGGGCGCATCCCCGCGGACGTGCCCATCTCCTGGGGCGTGGGCGTGGAGGCGTACCGGCGGTGGGAGCTGCCGCGGATGTTCTGGCGGCTGTTCCACGAGGCGCGCAAGGCGGACATCATCGTCTCCGGACAGGAGGGGAGGGCGGCCCTGCTGGCGCGGATGGCGGGGGCTCTCCTGGGCAAGCCGGTGTTGGGGATGGTGCACTTCGACTGGGGGGCCTTCCACCGCGAGCAGCCCCGGCGTCAGCTGTGGGGCCTGAAGGTCCTGTACCCGGGCATGGACCGCATCGTGGCGTGCGGCTACGACTCCGCGAAGGCGTTCGCGGAGCTGGTGAACGTGGACCGCGAGCGGCTGGAGGTCATCCCCAACTTCGTGGACGCGAACCGCATTCGCGCCGCGGCGGACGCGCCCCTGCCCGCCTGGGCGGTGCCGGTGTTCCAGAAGCCGGTGGTCATCGCGGTGGGCCGGCTGGAGCCCCAGAAGTCGTTCGACGTGCTCATCCGCGCGCACGCCCGGATGCGGGCGGCGGGGACGGACACCCACCTGCTCATCCTGGGAGTGGGCTCGCTGGAGGCGGAGCTGAAGGCGCTGACGGCGGAACTCGGGGTGGGGTCTTCCGTGTTCATGCCGGGCTACGCGGACAATCCGCACGCGTTGATGCGGCGGGCCACGGCGTTCGCCCTGTCCTCGCGCTTCGAGGGTCTGCCCATGGTGATGCTGGAGGCGCTGGCCCTGGGCTGTCCCATCGTCAGCACGGACTGTCCCTCCGGCCCGGCGGAGGCGCTGGCCGGGGGGCGGGCAGGCGTGCTGGTCCCCATGGGGGATGACAGGGCCCTGGCCCAGGCGCTGACGCGGGTGGTGACGGACGAGGGCTGGCGCGACAGCCTGCGCCAGCGGGCCCTGGACCGGGCGGACGAGCTGTCCGCGGAACGGGCGCTCAAGGCCTGGGAGTCGCTGCTGGCGCAGGTTTGA
- a CDS encoding carbamoyl-phosphate synthase translates to MEEAVYSDDAPAAVIAARPPALLFSANFYGTLAAARCLGRHGVDVTVADTGRLGPASYSRFVSRRVQCPPESQPEAFLQWLVDFGLREPVKHVLYPTSDELAWLISAHRSKLEDLFHLYDPGVDAVYGLLNKRRLYEVGTEVGLHLPRTWFPQSEEDLEQVRREANFPVLLKPTTQILHATHRKGQPVSSPDDLAREYREFARDTYAPMLVKFDPAVVNPMVQEFHPEAAEGIYSLSGFVDESGELFEARAAMKVLQRPRRLGVGVCFESAPLRPDLVAGLTRLCKRLGYHGVFEVEFIQTKDSYLLIDFNPRFYGQMGFDIARGLPLPLLAYHAATGDRDALTRAVEDARDACAAHEDAVFCNRIALEMLLNLQRLSGALPADEARQWRQWFNTHKETAVDPLIDRDDMMPAAVELATISYGAARHPRAFLRMMVLNR, encoded by the coding sequence ATGGAAGAGGCCGTTTACTCCGATGATGCCCCCGCGGCCGTCATCGCTGCCCGGCCCCCCGCGTTGCTGTTCTCCGCCAACTTCTACGGCACCCTGGCCGCCGCCCGCTGTCTGGGCCGCCATGGCGTGGACGTGACGGTGGCGGACACGGGCCGGTTGGGGCCCGCCAGCTACTCGCGCTTCGTCAGCCGCCGCGTGCAGTGCCCGCCGGAGTCCCAGCCGGAGGCCTTCCTCCAGTGGCTGGTGGACTTCGGCCTGCGCGAGCCCGTCAAGCACGTGCTCTACCCGACGAGCGACGAGCTGGCGTGGCTCATCTCCGCGCACCGCTCCAAGCTGGAGGACCTCTTCCACCTCTACGACCCGGGCGTGGACGCGGTGTACGGCCTGCTCAACAAGCGCCGCCTCTATGAAGTGGGCACGGAGGTGGGCCTGCACCTGCCGCGCACCTGGTTCCCCCAGTCCGAGGAGGACCTGGAGCAGGTGCGCCGCGAGGCGAACTTCCCGGTGCTGCTCAAGCCCACCACGCAGATCCTCCACGCCACGCACCGCAAGGGCCAGCCGGTGTCGTCGCCGGACGACCTGGCGCGCGAGTACCGCGAGTTCGCGCGCGACACCTACGCGCCCATGCTCGTGAAGTTCGATCCGGCCGTGGTGAACCCCATGGTGCAGGAGTTCCACCCGGAGGCGGCGGAGGGCATCTACAGCCTCTCCGGCTTCGTGGACGAATCCGGTGAGCTCTTCGAGGCCCGCGCGGCGATGAAGGTCCTCCAGCGTCCGCGCCGCCTGGGCGTGGGCGTGTGCTTCGAGTCAGCGCCGCTGCGCCCGGACCTCGTCGCGGGCCTCACCCGGCTGTGCAAGAGGCTGGGCTACCACGGCGTCTTCGAGGTGGAGTTCATCCAGACGAAGGACTCCTACCTGCTCATCGACTTCAACCCGCGCTTCTACGGGCAGATGGGCTTCGACATCGCGCGGGGGCTGCCCCTGCCGCTGCTCGCGTACCACGCGGCCACCGGGGACCGGGACGCGCTCACGCGAGCGGTGGAGGACGCGCGCGACGCCTGCGCGGCGCACGAGGACGCGGTGTTCTGCAACCGCATCGCGCTGGAGATGCTGCTCAACCTCCAGCGGCTGTCCGGCGCGCTGCCCGCGGACGAGGCCCGGCAGTGGCGCCAGTGGTTCAACACCCACAAGGAGACGGCGGTGGATCCGCTCATCGACCGGGACGACATGATGCCCGCGGCGGTGGAGCTGGCCACCATCTCCTACGGCGCCGCGCGCCACCCCCGTGCCTTCCTTCGGATGATGGTGCTCAACCGCTGA
- a CDS encoding glycosyltransferase family 2 protein, which produces MSPVDVSVVMPTYKREKEVVEAIHSALRQEGVQVEVIVLDDSPEGTARDAVQGIGDPRVRYFKQEVPSKGRPALVRNHGATLAKGRYLHFLDDDDTLAEGALHAMVSALDARPEAGVAVGWVVPFSEDPEWLEDKSSYFERVAKVGATTPSSAWTVAHILFLGTLYVNSACMVRREYFQPLGGFDPNIPVYEDVDFYMRGIRRYGHVYVDRPILNYRVGKPSLMNDLGKTGAKVEKSVAESNAIIHNKYRREHGELEYRLLQVATRALKGRFGLTRYLPLKLP; this is translated from the coding sequence ATGTCCCCAGTCGACGTCTCGGTGGTGATGCCCACGTACAAGCGCGAGAAGGAAGTGGTGGAGGCCATCCACTCCGCGCTGCGTCAAGAAGGCGTCCAGGTGGAGGTGATCGTCCTGGATGACTCGCCGGAGGGCACGGCCCGCGACGCGGTGCAGGGCATTGGCGATCCGCGCGTGCGCTACTTCAAGCAGGAGGTGCCGTCGAAGGGGCGCCCCGCGCTGGTGCGCAACCACGGCGCCACGCTGGCGAAGGGCCGCTACCTGCACTTCCTGGATGACGACGACACGCTCGCGGAAGGGGCGCTGCACGCGATGGTGTCCGCGCTGGACGCGCGGCCGGAGGCGGGCGTCGCGGTGGGCTGGGTGGTGCCCTTCAGCGAGGACCCCGAGTGGCTGGAGGACAAGAGCAGCTACTTCGAGCGCGTGGCGAAGGTGGGAGCCACCACGCCCAGCAGCGCGTGGACGGTGGCGCACATCCTGTTCCTGGGCACGCTGTACGTGAACTCCGCGTGCATGGTGCGCCGCGAGTACTTCCAGCCGCTGGGCGGGTTCGACCCCAACATCCCCGTCTACGAGGACGTGGACTTCTACATGCGCGGCATCCGCCGCTACGGCCACGTCTACGTGGACCGGCCCATCCTCAACTACCGGGTGGGCAAGCCGTCGCTGATGAACGACCTGGGCAAGACGGGAGCGAAGGTGGAGAAGTCCGTGGCGGAGTCCAACGCCATCATCCACAACAAGTACCGGCGCGAGCACGGCGAGCTGGAGTACCGGCTCCTGCAGGTGGCCACGCGCGCGCTGAAGGGCCGCTTCGGCCTCACGCGCTACCTCCCCCTCAAGCTGCCTTGA
- a CDS encoding alpha/beta hydrolase produces the protein MKKPIHPRPARLIALALVGVLAVAAVIASRNVRTARAVMHPARQPLKPVGPGALAERADVSLRTRDGLTLRGWYLPSRNRAAVVVMHGFAENRTQMLFEAEVLSRAGYGVLLFDSRGHGESEGDLVTWGDREREDLRAAVDFVSHRDDVDPSRLGVLGFSMGGTTAMLGALEDPRLKAVAAAGAYPSLVADTRYSYGKWGPLSAEPVLWTLRLSGVDVEAVDPMKRLCDLKGRPLLLINGDVDEYAPAFLQDALFQAACEPKSYWVVPGAHHGEYAKKAPEAYAHHLRSFFDAALLSGS, from the coding sequence GTGAAGAAACCCATCCATCCCCGTCCCGCCCGTCTCATCGCGCTCGCCCTCGTGGGCGTGCTCGCGGTGGCGGCCGTCATCGCGTCCCGCAACGTCCGCACCGCGCGCGCCGTAATGCACCCCGCGCGCCAGCCGCTGAAGCCGGTCGGGCCGGGGGCGCTCGCGGAGCGCGCGGACGTGTCGCTGCGCACGCGGGACGGCCTGACGCTGCGCGGCTGGTACCTGCCGTCGCGCAACCGCGCGGCGGTGGTGGTGATGCACGGCTTCGCGGAGAACCGCACGCAGATGCTCTTCGAGGCGGAGGTGCTCTCACGCGCGGGCTACGGCGTGCTGCTCTTCGACTCGCGCGGCCACGGCGAGAGCGAGGGCGACCTGGTGACGTGGGGCGACCGCGAGCGCGAGGACCTGCGCGCGGCGGTGGATTTCGTCTCCCACCGCGACGACGTGGACCCGTCCCGTCTGGGCGTCCTGGGCTTCTCCATGGGGGGCACCACCGCGATGCTCGGGGCGCTGGAGGATCCACGGCTCAAGGCGGTGGCCGCCGCGGGCGCGTACCCGTCGCTGGTGGCGGACACGCGCTACAGCTACGGCAAGTGGGGGCCCCTGAGCGCCGAGCCGGTGCTCTGGACGCTGCGCCTGTCCGGCGTGGACGTGGAGGCGGTGGACCCCATGAAGCGCCTGTGCGACTTGAAGGGCCGGCCGCTCCTGCTGATCAACGGCGACGTCGACGAGTACGCGCCCGCGTTCCTCCAGGACGCACTCTTCCAGGCCGCGTGCGAACCCAAGTCCTACTGGGTGGTGCCCGGCGCGCACCACGGCGAGTACGCGAAGAAGGCCCCGGAGGCGTACGCGCACCACCTGCGCAGCTTCTTCGACGCGGCGCTGCTCAGCGGCTCCTGA
- a CDS encoding GNAT family N-acetyltransferase — translation MRLTVEQVDTVEGLRALGPEWRALAARVGQGLPFATWEWNVTWWRHFREQRRSVTDHLFVLALRSAEGALRAVAPLMRTERPSSGPVRVRVLQFLGADPNVTELRGLICAPELEAPAYAAVTRHLREHASEWDWILWNGVDLQGPAAAELSRMSPLTPVHEVPAYVLELAPTWEVFKAGRSRNIKESLRKCYNSLKRDGLSFTFQVARTPEEVAPALATFFQLHQARAEAQDAAVRHRDVFGSEQARGFLMDLCQDFARQDAVRVFQLCIGGAVVATRVGFVLGETLYLYYSGYLPRWGDYSVMTTTVAEALQYGISHGLKVAHLSSGRDVSKLRWGPREILKHDAVQLSPEWRGRLAFATYRKVRELLSNEQLQGWARRTLGRRAGE, via the coding sequence ATGCGCCTGACCGTCGAACAGGTGGACACGGTGGAGGGGCTGCGCGCGCTGGGGCCGGAGTGGCGCGCGCTGGCCGCCCGGGTGGGGCAGGGGCTGCCCTTCGCCACCTGGGAGTGGAACGTCACCTGGTGGCGCCACTTCCGGGAGCAGCGCCGCAGCGTGACGGATCACCTCTTCGTGCTCGCGCTGCGGAGCGCGGAGGGAGCGCTGCGCGCCGTGGCGCCGCTCATGCGCACGGAGCGCCCGAGCTCGGGGCCGGTGCGCGTGCGGGTGCTCCAGTTCCTGGGGGCGGACCCCAACGTCACGGAGCTTCGCGGGCTCATCTGCGCGCCGGAGCTGGAGGCCCCCGCCTACGCGGCCGTCACGCGCCATCTGCGCGAGCACGCGTCCGAATGGGATTGGATCCTCTGGAACGGAGTGGACCTGCAGGGGCCGGCGGCGGCCGAGCTCTCCCGCATGTCGCCGCTCACGCCGGTGCATGAAGTGCCCGCGTACGTGCTGGAGCTTGCGCCCACGTGGGAGGTGTTCAAGGCGGGCCGCTCGCGCAACATCAAGGAGTCGCTGCGCAAGTGCTACAACTCACTCAAGCGCGACGGCCTGTCCTTCACCTTCCAGGTCGCGCGCACGCCGGAGGAGGTCGCCCCGGCGCTCGCCACGTTCTTCCAACTGCACCAGGCCCGCGCGGAGGCGCAGGACGCGGCGGTGCGTCACCGCGACGTGTTCGGCTCGGAGCAGGCCCGCGGGTTCCTCATGGACCTGTGTCAGGACTTCGCCCGGCAGGACGCGGTCCGGGTGTTTCAACTGTGTATTGGCGGGGCCGTGGTCGCCACCCGCGTGGGCTTTGTCCTGGGCGAGACCTTGTATCTCTACTATTCCGGTTATCTCCCCCGCTGGGGTGACTACAGCGTGATGACCACCACCGTGGCGGAGGCCCTGCAATACGGCATCTCGCACGGATTGAAAGTGGCACATCTGTCCTCGGGGAGGGATGTTTCGAAGCTGCGCTGGGGGCCCCGGGAGATCCTCAAGCACGACGCTGTTCAACTGTCTCCAGAGTGGCGGGGCCGCCTGGCCTTCGCTACCTATCGCAAGGTGCGTGAGCTATTGAGCAACGAGCAGCTCCAGGGGTGGGCCCGCCGGACGCTCGGACGCAGGGCGGGAGAATAA
- a CDS encoding pyridoxal-dependent decarboxylase, with translation MSLRRRLVGTAKRQLKQTLGPVVQRAMAPARAFLPPETWSLESRAGQGLFLEGVSLAQLAREYGSPLHVVHLAALHRNADAFQAVPPGAAGGCEVYYSYKTNPVPGVLSALHARGVGAEVISAYELWLALKLGVAPERIVYNGPVKSDASIRESITRGIGLLAANHREELDVFSRHAAELGKRPRVAVRVTTMAGWTSQFGTPIAGGQALAAYRQALALGNLDVVGLHAHRGELIRTEAELEAFVGAVLDFADALHRELGLDLEVLDLGGSLCTPTVEHIEQRDWRLNLTFQRDLPAPDFAAALSIERYVAKVVARVEAHYAKQGRKRPRIFLEPGRAMTGNTQLLLGRVHALKEGGERTWAVLDMGINHAECVRNEYHQLFHVEQPSAPSHRAYTVVGPICTPADTLYHAVRLPELKVGDTLAIMDAGAYFVPFGTSFSFPQPAIVAVDGGKVRRLRRAETHEDLITFDEPVPLAPRAAG, from the coding sequence GTGAGCCTGCGTCGTCGTCTCGTTGGAACCGCCAAGCGCCAGTTGAAGCAGACCCTGGGCCCCGTCGTGCAGCGCGCGATGGCCCCCGCGAGAGCCTTCCTCCCCCCGGAGACGTGGAGCCTGGAGTCGCGCGCCGGCCAGGGCCTCTTCCTGGAGGGCGTGTCGCTGGCCCAGCTGGCCCGGGAGTACGGCTCGCCGCTGCACGTGGTGCACCTGGCGGCGCTGCACCGCAACGCGGACGCGTTCCAGGCGGTGCCTCCGGGCGCGGCGGGCGGCTGCGAGGTGTATTACTCATACAAGACCAACCCCGTGCCGGGCGTCCTGTCCGCGCTGCACGCGCGGGGCGTGGGCGCGGAGGTCATCTCCGCCTATGAGCTGTGGCTCGCGCTCAAGCTGGGCGTGGCGCCGGAGCGCATCGTCTACAACGGCCCGGTGAAGTCGGACGCGTCCATCCGCGAGTCCATCACCCGGGGCATCGGCCTGCTGGCAGCGAACCACCGCGAGGAGCTGGACGTCTTCTCCCGCCACGCGGCGGAGCTGGGCAAGCGCCCGCGCGTGGCCGTGCGGGTGACGACGATGGCGGGCTGGACGTCGCAGTTCGGCACGCCCATCGCGGGGGGCCAGGCGCTGGCGGCGTACCGGCAGGCGCTGGCCCTGGGCAACCTGGACGTGGTGGGCCTGCACGCGCACCGGGGCGAGCTGATCCGCACGGAGGCGGAGCTGGAGGCGTTCGTCGGCGCGGTGCTGGACTTCGCGGACGCGCTGCACCGCGAGCTGGGGCTGGACCTGGAGGTGCTGGACCTGGGCGGCAGCCTCTGCACGCCGACGGTGGAGCACATCGAGCAGCGGGACTGGCGGCTCAACCTCACGTTCCAGCGCGACCTGCCCGCGCCGGACTTCGCGGCGGCGCTCTCCATCGAGCGGTACGTGGCGAAGGTGGTGGCCCGGGTGGAGGCGCACTACGCGAAGCAGGGCCGCAAGCGCCCGCGCATCTTCCTGGAGCCCGGCCGCGCGATGACGGGCAACACGCAGCTGCTGCTGGGCCGCGTGCACGCGCTCAAGGAGGGCGGCGAGCGGACGTGGGCGGTGCTCGACATGGGCATCAACCACGCCGAATGCGTGCGCAACGAGTACCACCAGCTCTTCCACGTGGAGCAGCCGTCCGCGCCGTCGCATCGCGCGTACACGGTGGTGGGTCCCATCTGCACGCCGGCCGACACGCTGTACCACGCGGTGCGGCTGCCGGAGCTGAAGGTGGGCGACACGCTGGCCATCATGGACGCGGGCGCGTACTTCGTGCCCTTCGGCACGTCCTTCTCCTTCCCGCAGCCGGCCATCGTGGCCGTGGACGGCGGGAAGGTGCGGCGCCTGCGCCGGGCGGAGACGCACGAGGACCTGATCACCTTCGATGAGCCGGTGCCTCTGGCCCCTCGCGCCGCGGGCTGA
- a CDS encoding glycosyltransferase family 2 protein — protein MTPDVSVVVPTFRRPALVVEAVRSALSQGDDGVRVEVRVLDDSPEGSAREPVLALGDARVHYVKRDVPTGGNPATVRNEGWPLTTGRYLHFLDDDDRVAPGAYRALMVALDGHPGRGVAFGRVAPFGDDAAVLAQQTAYFEDAARRARVAARLGSRRWMVANMLFRPTVLVNSACLVRRELLPALGGYDTRLPLVEDVDFYLRAIRRGGAVFLDRVVLEYRTGAPSLMHNERDASKAVSAYRLIHERYRREWGAAEHTALRLAARTFLRWL, from the coding sequence ATGACGCCCGATGTGTCGGTGGTGGTGCCCACCTTTCGCCGTCCCGCGCTGGTGGTGGAGGCCGTGCGAAGCGCGCTGTCCCAGGGGGACGACGGGGTGCGCGTGGAGGTGCGCGTGCTGGACGACAGCCCGGAGGGCTCCGCGCGCGAGCCCGTCCTGGCGCTGGGCGACGCGCGCGTGCATTACGTGAAGCGGGACGTGCCCACCGGCGGCAACCCCGCCACGGTGCGCAACGAGGGCTGGCCGCTCACCACCGGCCGCTACCTGCACTTCCTGGACGACGACGACCGCGTGGCCCCCGGCGCGTACCGGGCGCTCATGGTGGCGCTCGATGGGCACCCCGGCAGGGGCGTGGCCTTTGGCCGGGTGGCGCCCTTCGGTGACGACGCCGCGGTGCTGGCCCAACAGACGGCCTACTTCGAGGACGCGGCGCGCCGGGCCCGCGTGGCCGCGCGGCTCGGTTCGCGGCGCTGGATGGTGGCGAACATGCTGTTCCGCCCCACGGTGCTGGTGAACTCCGCGTGCCTCGTCCGCCGGGAGCTGTTGCCCGCGCTGGGCGGCTACGACACGCGGCTGCCCCTGGTGGAGGACGTGGACTTCTACCTGCGGGCCATCCGCCGCGGGGGCGCGGTGTTCCTGGACCGGGTGGTGCTGGAGTACCGCACGGGCGCGCCGTCGCTGATGCACAACGAGCGCGACGCGAGCAAGGCGGTCAGCGCGTACCGGCTCATCCATGAACGCTACCGGCGCGAGTGGGGCGCGGCGGAACACACCGCGCTCCGGCTGGCCGCGCGCACCTTCCTGCGGTGGCTCTGA